One genomic window of Anticarsia gemmatalis isolate Benzon Research Colony breed Stoneville strain chromosome 23, ilAntGemm2 primary, whole genome shotgun sequence includes the following:
- the LOC142982982 gene encoding uncharacterized protein LOC142982982, producing MLLFSYILVTLAISTNEAAKILAIFPAPSVSHQVVFRPITEELAKRGHEVVVITPMPAFPKGETPPNLREIDVQEISMNAWQDTKEVIFKEGGDIVSQMNIVIRFFTTIVQQYFEHEEIKDVIKTTKFDLLLAETVARPALIFGHICKVPVIQISSFGGIYDSFNAMGAPSHLFLYPMSVNKRVYNLSMWEKIDGLYQDYRLNKVVEQHDEQNDAIMKKIVGKDAPTTKEMVNNVDMLFLNVNPIFEGIRPVPPSIVYMGGSHQKPEKELPFDLKSYLDSSKNGVIYLSFGSNVLPSMLPPEKIQIILKVLSELPYNVLWKYDKDELPGKTDNIRIGKWFPQSDILKHPKIKLFITQGGLQSTDEAISAGVPLIAFPIGADQFFNAEKYEYHKIGIKLNIMTVTYDSFQTAVKTVIGDSSYRRNMIKLRELLRDEPMKPLDRAVWWIEYVLRHGGAKHLKSPAANISWTKYLELELVFTILAVILTSLTLLISILYFICKIILRAFVPGKQKRVGPSPKKVEALVKAPVPTTTKQVRQFNGLASYFRRFIPNFSQIMVPLYELTKKDTKWEWNNRHDEARNKIIQYLCTAPTLSLFQEEAPIELYTDASSLGYGAVLVQVIEGRHHPVAYMSLRTTDTESRYHSYELETLAVVRAIKHFKQYLYGRKFKVITDCNALKASRHKKDLLPRVHRWWAFLQNYDFEVEYRKGERLQHADFFSRNPSGEFSMNILTTDMKWLQIEQRRDEKLRPLIENPAPGFEIEEGVLKKSFTDDVHGTYKVTVVPKAFQWSLINSYHTSLQHPGWEKTLQKIKQSYWFDKMSTVVRNFVDNCVICRTSKSASGAVQAQLHPIQKPTAPFQVIHMDITGKLGSKDSEGRDEYVIVIIDAYTKYILLNYSNNKNQSSSLSALKRLIHLFATPMQIVVDGGREFLGEFKVYCDRIGIDIHSIAPGVSRANGQVERVMGTLKNALTMIKNYDTDKWQVALEALQLAFNCTAHRVTGVAPLTLLTRREHCVPPELLRLVNIENESMDFDLLEQHVQEKMVTAAQYEKQRFDKNKAKLKPFQRGDYVLIKNNPRNQTSLDLKYSEPFEIYRILDNDRYMVKRVTGRGRPRKVAHDQLRRAPQPGDQAAVSTDSDKDDLQQLETSGRLTPTPEPHLLHSQNGFIDCSRPKVCLTMFALLVISIIFNTNEAARILAVFPAPSISHQVVFRPLTQALAQRGHEVVVITPDPAFPKGETPMNLTEIDVHDISYGIVRAYVEKISKGTRDFIAQMTIILDAVIECVSKYPEVEEIQDLIKTKQFDLLLVEAIAKPALVFSHIFKVPVIQVSSFGASFDNYDIIGAPSHPILYPHIMRRRINKLSFLEKISEIYNHFLLDIAVVKHEEIENAVLKKYFGENVPSVGDLSNNVDMMFLNIHPLLEGIRPVPPSVVYMGGMHLKPEKPLPKDIQSYLDLSKNGVIYLSFGTNVLPSMLPADKIQAIVKVMSELPYNVLWKYDKDELPGKTDNIKLGKWFPQSDILRHPNIKLFITQGGLQSTDEAINAGVPLVAVPMLGDQWFNAEKYEYHKIGIKLDLETLNYDVLKNAVNTVIGDESYRKNVIKLRDIMRDEPKKPLDRAVWWTEYVLRHGGAKHLRSPAANISWTEYLELEIVVTVLAALLLCLILVSIVLYFVCKKIVKVLTVTEKKKVS from the exons ATGTTGCTATTTTCGTACATACTAGTCACTTTGGCAATTAGTACAAATGAAGCAGCGAAAATACTTGCAATATTTCCCGCGCCTTCTGTCAGTCACCAGGTAGTTTTTCGACCTATAACTGAAGAACTAGCTAAGCGAGGACATGAAGTCGTTGTCATCACACCAATGCCTGCTTTTCCTAAGGGAGAAACACCTCCCAATCTCAGAGAGATTGATGTTCAAGAAATATCCATGAACGCTTGGCAAGACACCAAAgaagtaatatttaaagaagGTGGTGACATAGTCTCGCAAATGAATATAGTAATTCGATTCTTCACAACTATAGTGCAACAGTACTTCGAACATGAAGAAATTAAAGATGTGATAAAAACAACGAAATTTGATTTATTGCTGGCAGAAACTGTTGCAAGACCAGCATTGATTTTTGGTCACATTTGCAAAGTGCCTGTAATACAAATAAGCTCATTTGGTGGTATTTATGATAGTTTTAACGCTATGGGCGCGCCTTCACACTTGTTTCTCTACCCTATGTCAGTCAACAAAAGAGTTTACAACTTATCTATGTGGGAAAAAATAGACGGTCTGTACCAAGATTATCGACTTAATAAAGTAGTAGAACAACACGATGAACAAAACGATGCTATTATGAAGAAAATTGTTGGAAAGGATGCTCCAACGACAAAAGAAATGGTGAATAATGTTGACatgttgtttttaaatgttaaccCAATATTTGAAGGGATACGTCCAGTGCCTCCAAGTATTGTGTATATGGGAGGATCGCATCAGAAACCAGAGAAGGAACTACCATTC gaTTTGAAATCATACTTAGATTCATCAAAAAATGGAGTGATCTATTTAAGTTTTGGATCCAATGTTCTTCCATCAATGTTGCCACCAGAGAAAATtcagattattttaaaagtattatctGAGCTACCTTACAATGTTCTTTGGAAATATGACAAAGATGAATTGCCTGGTAAAACTGATAATATCAGGATTGGAAAATGGTTCCCACAATCAgatattttaa AACACCCCAAAATTAAGCTGTTTATTACACAAGGAGGTCTACAATCAACTGATGAAGCTATATCTGCTGGAGTACCTTTAATCGCCTTCCCAATAGGAGCAGATCAATTCTTCAATGCAGAGAAATATGAGTACCACAAAATTGGTATCAAGTTGAATATAATGACGGTTACTTATGATAGTTTCCAGACTGCTGTTAAAACTGTCATTGGTGATTCAAG TTACCGCCGTAACATGATCAAACTTCGAGAGCTGCTGCGTGACGAGCCCATGAAGCCATTAGACCGAGCAGTGTGGTGGATAGAATACGTACTACGTCACGGTGGAGCCAAACATCTGAAATCACCTGCAGCCAACATCTCCTGGACGAAGTATCTCGAACTTGAACTAGTTTTCACTATTCTAGCAGTAATATTAACAAGTTTAACATTgcttattagtattttatattttatttgtaaaataatacttcGAGCATTTGTGCCTGGTAAGCAAAAACGA GTGGGTCCAAGTCCAAAGAAAGTAGAGGCTTTAGTTAAGGCACCAGTGCCAACTACAACTAAACAAGTCAGGCAATTTAATGGCCTGGCCAGTTATTTCCGTCGTTTCATTCCCAACTTTTCCCAAATTATGGTACCACTTTATGAGTTAACTAAGAAAGACACTAAGTGGGAATGGAATAACAGACATGACGAGGCCCGCAACAAAATCATCCAATACTTGTGTACTGCCCCTACCCTATCTCTATTTCAGGAAGAAGCACCAATTGAGCTTTACACTGATGCCAGCAGCCTGGGCTATGGAGCTGTACTGGTTCAAGTAATTGAGGGACGCCATCATCCTGTTGCTTATATGAGTCTACGTACTACTGACACAGAAAGCCGCTATCACTCATATGAGCTGGAAACACTGGCAGTGGTGCGAGCaatcaaacatttcaaacaGTATTTGTATGGCCGAAAGTTCAAGGTAATCACGGACTGTAATGCTCTCAAAGCATCAAGGCACAAGAAAGACCTTCTACCCAGAGTTCATCGTTGGTGGGCCTTTctacaaaattatgattttgaaGTAGAATATAGAAAGGGTGAAAGGCTTCAACATGCAGATTTCTTCAGTAGAAATCCCTCCGGTGAGTTCTCCATGAATATATTAACAACTGATATGAAGTGGTTACAAATAGAACAACGACGTGATGAAAAGCTGCGTCCCCTCATAGAAAACCCTGCTCCTGGTTTTGAAATAGAAGAAGGTGTACTAAAAAAGTCCTTCACAGATGATGTACATGGTACATATAAGGTTACAGTAGTCCCAAAAGCATTCCAGTGGAGTCTAATTAATTCATATCACACATCATTACAACATCCAGGATGGGAAAAAACTCTACAGAAAATTAAGCAATCTTACTGGTTTGATAAGATGAGCACAGTGGTAAGGAACTTTGTTGACAATTGTGTCATATGCAGAACCTCTAAAAGCGCTTCTGGTGCAGTACAGGCACAACTTCATCCCATCCAAAAGCCCACTGCACCATTTCAAGTGATTCATATGGACATCACAGGCAAACTAGGCAGCAAGGACTCTGAAGGACGTGATGAGTATGTAATTGTTATAATTGATgcatatacaaaatacatacttttaaactactctaataataaaaaccaGAGCAGCAGTCTATCAGCTTTGAAACGCCTTATACATCTCTTTGCAACACCTATGCAGATTGTTGTAGATGGAGGGAGGGAGTTCCTTGGTGAATTTAAAGTATATTGTGACCGTATTGGTATTGATATCCACTCAATAGCGCCAGGAGTTAGCCGAGCAAATGGTCAGGTGGAGCGAGTGATGGGTACGTTAAAAAATGCTCTGACCATGATCAAAAATTATGACACAGATAAATGGCAAGTTGCATTAGAAGCACTACAACTTGCATTCAATTGCACTGCTCATCGTGTGACCGGCGTTGCACCCCTCACTCTTCTAACACGACGTGAACATTGTGTTCCACCAgagctcctgagattagtgaATATTGAAAACGAGTCAATGGATTTTGATTTGTTGGAACAACATGTACAGGAGAAGATGGTGACAGCAGCACAATATGAAAAACAACGTTTTGACAAGAATAAAGCCAAGCTCAAACCGTTTCAGAGGGGAGACTATGTTTTAATCAAGAACAACCCACGTAACCAAACTTCTCTTGATTTAAAATACAGTGAACCTTTTGAGATTTACAGAATCCTAGACAATGATCGCTACATGGTCAAACGAGTAACAGGAAGAGGACGACCACGCAAGGTGGCTCATGATCAACTCCGTAGAGCCCCTCAGCCAGGTGATCAGGCAGCCGTGTCGACGGACTCTGACAAGGATGATCTGCAACAACTCGAAACATCTGGTCGGCTTACACCAACACCTGAGCCTCATTTGTTGCA TTCACAAAACGGGTTCATAGATTGTAGTCGTCCTAAAGTTTGTTTAACAATGTTCGCGTTATTAgttatatcaattatatttaatacaaatgaaGCGGCGAGAATACTAGCAGTGTTTCCAGCCCCATCTATCAGCCACCAAGTGGTGTTCCGACCTTTAACGCAGGCCCTGGCTCAACGAGGACATGAAGTTGTTGTCATAACACCAGATCCTGCCTTTCCTAAGGGAGAAACTCCAATGAACTTGACCGAAATTGACGTCCATGATATTTCTTACGGTATAGTCAGAGCGTATGTTGAAAAGATATCAAAAGGAACAAGAGACTTCATCGCTCAAATGACAATAATCCTTGATGCAGTCATCGAATGTGTTAGCAAGTATCCTGAAGTTGAAGAAATTCAAGATCTTATAAAAACGAAGCAGTTTGATCTCTTATTAGTAGAAGCGATTGCAAAGCCCGCTTTAGTGTTTTCCCATATTTTCAAAGTGCCTGTGATCCAAGTGAGTTCGTTTGGTGCTAGTTTTGATAACTATGATATCATTGGCGCTCCGAGTCACCCGATATTATATCCACATATTATGCGTCGGAGAATAAACAAACTTAGTTTTTTGGAGAAGATATCAGAGATTTATAATCATTTTCTATTGGATATAGCGGTGGTGAAACACGAAGAAATAGAAAATGCCgtacttaaaaagtattttggtGAAAATGTGCCAAGTGTGGGTGATTTGTCTAATAATGTTGATATGATGTTTTTGAATATACATCCATTGTTAGAAGGAATAAGACCAGTACCTCCAAGTGTAGTGTATATGGGTGGAATGCATTTGAAGCCTGAAAAACCACTGCCAAAG gATATTCAATCGTATTTAGATTTGTCAAAAAATGGAGTAATCTATTTAAGTTTTGGCACAAACGTTCTTCCATCTATGTTACCGGCAGATAAAATTCAAGCCATTGTGAAAGTGATGTCAGAATTACCATACAATGTACTGTGGAAGTATGACAAAGATGAGTTGCCAGGAAAAACAGATAACATCAAGCTAGGAAAATGGTTCCCGCAATCAGATATTTTaa GGCATCCTAACATAAAGCTGTTTATAACTCAAGGAGGTCTTCAGTCAACTGACGAAGCTATCAATGCTGGGGTGCCGCTAGTGGCAGTACCAATGCTGGGAGACCAGTGGTTCAACGCAGAGAAATACGAATACCATAAAATTGGAATCAAACTTGATCTTGAAACTCTTAATTATGATGTACTCAAAAATGCTGTGAATACTGTCATTGGTGATGAAAG TTATCGTAAAAACGTTATCAAACTTCGTGATATAATGCGTGACGAGCCTAAGAAGCCATTAGACCGCGCGGTGTGGTGGACTGAGTACGTACTACGTCACGGTGGAGCCAAACATCTGAGATCACCTGCAGCCAACATCTCCTGGACGGAGTATCTGGAACTTGAAATAGTTGTGACTGTGTTAGCTGccttattattatgtttaatattagtttctattgttttatatttcgtttGTAAAAAGATTGTTAAAGTCTTAACTGTCACTGAAAAGAAGAAAGTGTCgtga